In Eulemur rufifrons isolate Redbay chromosome 29, OSU_ERuf_1, whole genome shotgun sequence, one DNA window encodes the following:
- the CCDC126 gene encoding coiled-coil domain-containing protein 126 — translation MFFTISRKNMSQKLSLLLLVFGLIWGLMLLHYTFQQPRHQSSVKLREQILDLSKRYVKALAEENKNTVDVENGASMAGYADLKRTIAVLLDDILQRLVKLENKVDYIVVNGSATNSTNGTSGNLVPVTTNKRINASGSIR, via the exons ATGTTTTTTACAATCTCAAGAAAAAATATGTCTCAGAAATTGAGTTTACTGTTGCTTGTATTTGGACTCATTTGGGGATTGATGTTACTGCACTACACTTTTCAACAACCAAGACATCAAAGCAGTGTCAAGTTACGTGAACAAATACTAGATTTAAGCAAAAGATATGTTAAAGCTCTAGCAGAGGAAAATAAGAACACAGTGGATGTCGAGAATGGTGCTTCTATGGCAGGATATG CGGATCTGAAAAGAACAATTGCTGTCCTTTTGGATGATATTTTGCAGCGCTTGGTGAAGCTGGAGAACAAAGTCGACTATATTGTTGTGAATGGCTCAGCAACCAACAGTACCAATGGTACTAGTGGGAATTTGGTGCCAGTAaccacaaataaaagaataaatgcatcAGGCAGCATTAGATAG